A single genomic interval of Coccidioides posadasii str. Silveira chromosome 1, complete sequence harbors:
- a CDS encoding uncharacterized protein (EggNog:ENOG410PPNU~COG:S~BUSCO:13466at33183) encodes MADSASNPSSPRGKRKLNADVEPSSGATDAQSKKPRVIGPIMPPAHMVPQADSEDENNSSSSSSSSDDDDDGYGPTLPPAKGDSVAQGENDMSDESDSVGPSAPPASEPTKRDDWMLRPPDQLDFSSRVDPTKLRSRKFNTGRAANAPTGKAVASTWTETAEEKRKRLENEVMGIQAPAPSGESKPQAEDPSRKISEQVKEYNEKIRNKSLYSKHQTKASDIEKDDPSARPFDKEKDIRGPTRINHAQRRELLNKSSSNISSRFSGGKFL; translated from the exons ATGGCCGACTCAGCTTCGAATCCGTCGTCTCCTCGCGGAAAGCGGAAACTCAATGCAGATGTCGAACCCTCGAGCGGCGCCACAGATGCCCAAAGTAAGAAGCCTCGTGTCATAGGCCCGATTATGCCGCCGGCGCATATGGTGCCTCAAGCTGATTCGGAGGACGaaaacaacagcagcagcagcagcagtagcagcgatgatgacgatgatggcTATGGGCCTACTCTACCGCCGGCCAAAGGGGATTCTGTGGCGCAAGGAGAGAATGATATGTCGGATGAAAGTGACTCAGTAGGCCCATCGGCACCTCCAGCCTCGGAGCCGACCAAGCGTGACGACTGGATGCTGCGCCCGCCGGACCAGCTGGATTTCTCGTCCAGGGTTGACCCTACAAAATTGCGCAGTCGGAAGTTTAATACTGGAAGAGCCGCCAACGCCCCGACTGGCAAGGCGGTCGCGTCGACGTGGACGGAGACGGCTgaggagaagagaaagcgCTTGGAAAACGAGGTGATGGGGATACAGGCTCCCGCGCCCTCTGGCGAATCCAAACCGCAAGCCGAAGATCCATCGAGGAAGATTTCAGAGCAGGTGAAAGAATATAAT GAAAAAATTCGAAACAAATCGCTCTACTCAAAGCACCAGACAAAGGCGTCTGACATTGAGAAAGACGATCCGAGTGCACGACCGTTTGACAAGGAAAAGGACATTCGTGGCCCGACCAGAATCAATCATGCGCAACGCCGAGAATTGCTCAACAAGTCTTCTTCGAATATCTCCTCTCGCTTTTCCGGAGGAAAGTTTCTCTGA
- a CDS encoding uncharacterized protein (EggNog:ENOG410PSUU), translating into MAAVGRAELHGQKRRADDELEGEQPLTKRFGRLRIGRVLGAPDAAGHVATPAAHPAALPTARRACKFNEDGMQIDDTKTRVYINDLESEIAEIEAEEKDHAIEFLPEIEKKLMAIPKSVLNPKPDNELVLYRIPRSLSIPEEEDRVRSVIADARGRAREKSLADAKEAEEEEETNSSGLDDTCIHATPWRNIHTNEPDDPLYDAMEID; encoded by the exons ATGGCGGCTGTGGGGAGAGCTGAGCTTCATGGACAGAAACGTCGAGCTGACGATGAGCTCGAAGGAGAACAACCGCTGACCAAGAGGTTTGGGCGCCTTCGCATTG GACGAGTCCTCGGAGCTCCAGACGCCGCCGGGCATGTCGCCACCCCGGCCGCTCATCCCGCTGCTCTTCCCACGGCCCGACGTGCTTGCAAGTTCAACGAAGATGGGATGCAAATCGATGATACGAAAACAAGAGTGTACATTAATGATCTAGAAAGCGAAATAGCGGAGATAGAGGCCGAGGAAAAGGACCACGCTATCGAATTCCTCCCCGAGATCGAGAAGAAACTCATGGCGATCCCGAAGTCGGTTCTCAACCCCAAACCTGACAATGAGCTTGTACTTTATCGCATACCTCGTTCGCTAAGCATACCTGAAGAGGAAGATAGGGTCCGATCAGTGATCGCAGATGCGAGAGGGCGGGCAAGGGAGAAGAGTCTCGCAGATGCGAAAGAAGccgaagaggaggaagagacGAATTCATCGGGCCTCGACGATACATGCATACATGCCACACCGTGGAGGAACATCCATACCAACGAGCCTGATGATCCACTATATGATGCCATGGAGATCGACTGA
- the ALA1 gene encoding Alanine--tRNA ligase (BUSCO:50835at4751~EggNog:ENOG410PHII~COG:J~BUSCO:1128at33183) has product MASSTSNPSQNEVEWPAIKVRDTFLDFFKKNGHTFVPSSSVVPLSDPTLLFANAGMNQYKSIFLGTVDPNSDFAQLKRAHNSQKCIRAGGKHNDLDDVGKDSYHHTFFEMLGNWSFGDYFKKEAIEYSWELLTKVYGLEPDRLYVTYFEGNKDAGIEPDLETKDLWLSVGVKEDHILSGNMKDNFWEMGDQGPCGPCSEVHYDRIGGRNAAHLVNMDDPNVLEIWNNVFIQYNRESESILRPLPNKHVDTGMGYERLVSVLQKKYSNYDTDVFTPLFDAIREITGVRPYSGKFGEEDLDGIDTAYRVVADHVRTLTFAISDGAPPNNEGRGYVVRRVLRRGARYARKYLKVEIGNFFSKIVPTLVDQMGGMFPEIKKKQTDVMEILDEEEISFAKTLDRGERQFEIYAQQAKDSGSNKLHGADVWRLYDTFGFPVDLTQLMAEERGLSIDNVEFEEARLKAKEASKGQAKAASDLLKLSVHDLSKLEKDKVPKTNDDAKFGRGNILSQIVAVYHDKEFVDSTSGIPEGDQIGIILDKTNFYAEQGGQEYDTGKIIIDGKAELDVRNVQMYGGYVFHTGFIKYGNLSVGDSVISEYDELRRWPIRNNHTGTHILNFALREVLGNGIDQKGSLVAAEKLRFDFSHKSGVSDSDLEKIEEKCTEYIRQNCAVYSKDVPLSVAREITGVRAVFGETYPDPVRVVSVGVELEEILKDVKDPRWKGVSIEFCGGTHVQKTGDIKDLVILEEGGIAKGIRRIIAVTGEDAHEVQRIAKEFGDRLNRFEKMEIGPKKEQEAKLIQADLNQLSISAVEKARFREQFARIHKQVLEAQKALQKQEIKAALDAINSHFEKPENKDSSHLIVRLPTSANAKAISESINHAKSKLKDKSIYVFAADAEQGRVAHGCYVSSSLSAQGASASNWSGVVSGIVGGKAGGKAPTSIGNGTEVDRVDEAIEAATKYLEQFQL; this is encoded by the exons ATGGCGTCCTCTACCTCCAATCCCTCGCAAAATGAAGTAGAATGGCCTGCCATCAAAGTTCGTGATACATTTCTCGATTTCTTCAAGAAAAATGGCCATACATTTG TGCCGTCGTCATCGGTCGTTCCACTATCGGATCCTACCTTGCTCTTTGCGAATGCGGGAATGAATCAATATAAATCCATATTCCTGGGCACGGTTGATCCAAATTCGGATTTCGCGCAGTTGAAACGTGCACATAACTCTCAGAAG TGTATACGCGCTGGCGGAAAGCACAAT GACCTTGATGACGTTGGGAAGGACAGCTATCACCAC ACTTTCTTCGAGATGTTAGGCAACTGGAGTTTTGGCGACTACTTCAAGAAAGAAGCCATCGAATACTCATGGGAGCTTCTCACCAAAGTTTATGGCCTGGAGCCAGACCGTCTATACGTGACGTATTTTGAAGGTAACAAGGATGCCGGTATCGAACCCGACTTGGAAACGAAAGATTTGTGGCTATCGGTCGGCGTGAAAGAAGATCACATCCTTTCCGGAAATATGAAGGATAACTTCTGGGAGATGGGAGACCAGGGACCATGCGGACCGTGCAGCGAAGTCCATTACGACAGAATTGGTGGTCGTAACGCTGCCCATCTCGTCAACATGGATGATCCTAATGTTCTGGAAATTTGGAATAACGTTTTCATACAATATAACCGCGAGTCTGAATCGATCCTTCGCCCTCTTCCCAATAAGCACGTTGATACTGGTATGGGATACGAGCGATTAGTGTCTGTCCTACAAAAGAAGTATTCAAACTACGATACAGATGTTTTCACGCCGCTTTTCGATGCTATTCGCGAAATTACTGGAGTTCGCCCATACTCTGGGAAATTTGGCGAAGAGGACCTCGATGGGATTGATACGGCTTACCGAGTAGTCGCTGATCATGTCAGGACCCTGACTTTTGCGATTTCGGACGGAGCCCCCCCGAATAACGAAGGTCGTGGCTATGTTGTTCGGCGTGTGTTGCGACGAGGCGCTCGTTACGCCAGAAAATATTTGAAAGTCGAAATCGGAAATTTCTTCTCCAAGATTGTCCCAACCCTGGTGGATCAGATGGGCGGCATGTTCCcagaaatcaagaagaagcagactgATGTGATGGAAATTTTGGACgaagaagaaatatcttttgCCAAAACGCTCGACCGTGGAGAACGTCAGTTCGAAATTTATGCCCAACAGGCCAAAGATTCCGGCTCTAATAAACTACACGGAGCGGATGTGTGGCGACTTTATGACACCTTTGGGTTCCCCGTGGATCTCACTCAGTTGATGGCCGAAGAACGAGGACTCAGCATTGATAACGTTGAATTTGAAGAGGCGAGATTGAAAGCGAAGGAGGCCAGCAAGGGCCAGGCTAAAGCGGCGTCTGATTTACTGAAACTCTCTGTGCACGATCTCAGTAAACTTGAAAAGGATAAGGTTCCAAAAACAAATGACGACGCAAAATTCGGCAGAGGAAACATATTATCGCAGATTGTTGCCGTCTACCATGACAAGGAGTTTGTCGATTCCACGAGCGGCATCCCAGAAGGTGATCAAATTGGTATAATACTTGATAAGACCAACTTCTATGCCGAGCAAGGTGGTCAAGAGTATGATACTGGGAAAATTATCATTGACGGAAAGGCAGAGTTGGATGTCAGAAACGTTCAAATGTACGGTGGTTATGTCTTTCACACAGGTTTCATTAAGTACGGCAATTTGTCTGTGGGCGACTCCGTTATTTCCGAATACGATGAGCTCCGGCGGTGGCCTATCCGCAACAACCACACTGGCACTCACATTCTTAACTTTGCCCTTCGGGAGGTTCTTGGAAATGGAATTGACCAGAAAGGTTCCCTTGTTGCCGCGGAAAAGCTGCGCTTTGACTTCTCTCACAAATCTGGCGTATCTGACAGCGATCTTGAAAAGATTGAAGAGAAGTGCACGGAATACATTCGGCAAAATTGTGCGGTATATTCCAAAGACGTTCCTCTCTCTGTCGCTCGTGAGATTACTGGAGTACGTGCCGTCTTCGGTGAAACTTATCCGGATCCTGTTCGTGTTGTGTCCGTTGGAGTGGAACTGGAGGAAATTCTCAAGGACGTTAAAGATCCCCGATGGAAAGGAGTCAGTATTGAATTCTGCGGTGGGACGCATGTTCAAAAAACTGGTGACATCAAGGACCTCGTAATCCTCGAGGAAGGTGGTATCGCTAAAGGTATTCGGAGAATCATCGCAGTTACGGGTGAAGATGCCCATGAAGTGCAACGCATCGCAAAGGAATTTGGTGATCGCCTTAATAGATTCGAGAAGATGGAAATTGGACCCAAAAAGGAACAAGAAGCCAAACTTATCCAGGCTGATTTGAATCAACTCTCCATTTCGGCGGTCGAGAAAGCCAGGTTCCGTGAACAGTTCGCCCGGATCCACAAGCAAGTCCTCGAAGCACAAAAGGCTCTGCAAAAGCAAGAGATTAAAGCAGCGCTGGACGCTATCAATTCACACTTTGAAAAACCTGAGAATAAAGATAGCTCCCACCTCATTGTCCGCTTGCCCACCTCTGCCAACGCGAAGGCTATCAGCGAGTCTATCAACCATGCCAAGTCAAAGCTGAAGGACAAATCGATCTATGTCTTTGCCGCGGATGCCGAGCAGGGACGCGTTGCTCATGGATGCTACGTTTCATCG TCCCTAAGTGCCCAAGGTGCTTCCGCGAGCAATTGGTCCGGCGTTGTCTCTGGCATCGTCGGTGGAAAGGCTGGTGGCAAAGCGCCCACATCTATCGGCAATGGCACAGAGGTTGATAGGGTCGACGAAGCAATCGAAGCTGCTACTAAGTACCTGGAACAGTTTCAACTGTGA
- the CYP3 gene encoding Peptidyl-prolyl cis-trans isomerase H (EggNog:ENOG410PN4Y~COG:O~BUSCO:13990at33183): MAQRATATPPQNGPNPIVFFDLSLGGEPLGRIKMELFANVTPRTAENFRQFCTGESKDARGRPQGYKGSKFHRVIKDFMIQGGDFLNGDGTGRICIYGTATFPDENFNLTHDRPGLLSMANSGPNTNGCQFFITTVATPFLNNKHVVFGRVIEGMEIVKMVENTRTTRDKPNQDVVIAQCGEM, translated from the exons GCTACCCCTCCTCAGAATGGCCCTAACCCGATTGTATTTTTTGACCTATCCCTAGGAG GTGAACCCCTGGGGCGTATCAAAATGGAACTGTTCGCAAATGTCACCCCACGAACGGCGGAAAATTTCCGCCAGTTTTGCACGGGCGAAAGCAAAGACGCCCGCGGAAGACCTCAGGGCTACAAAGGGAGCAAATTCCACCGCGTG ATTAAAGACTTTATGATTCAAGGCGGAGACTTTTTGAACGGCGACGGGACGGGCAGAATATGCATTTACGGCACTGCTACGTTTCCGGATGAAAATTTCAATTTAACCCATGATAGGCCGGGATTACTTAGCATGGCG AACTCTGGGCCAAATACGAATGGCTGCCAATTTTTTATCACTACAGTTGCAACTCCGTTCTTGAATAACAAGCACGTTGTGTTTGGTCGGGTTATTGAGGGAATGGAGATTGTGAAAATGGTAGAAAACACTAGAACGACACGAGACAAGCCAAATCAGGATGTTGTCATTGCGCAGTGTGGGGAAATGTGA